The Peribacillus simplex genome contains a region encoding:
- the metC gene encoding cystathionine beta-lyase: MTDHDFSFETRLLHNQHKFDPATGGVSVPIQHASTFHQSDIDQFGKYDYSRSGNPTREALEDIIAELEEGTHGFAFSSGMAAISTAFLLLSAGDHIVISEDVYGGTFRMVTSVLTRFNIEHTFVDMTDLESVKAAVQPNTRAIYIETPSNPLLKVTDIQAVCDIAKKAGALSFVDNTFLTPALQKPLNLGADVVLHSATKFLSGHSDVVAGLAVVKDPELAARLGSLQNSFGAVLGVQDAWLVMRGLKTLSVRMEHSQKGAEKIAAYLKEQPLVKKVYYPGLSDHPQHAIQKGQSLGAGAVLSFELESEEVFRSFVNTVELPVFAVSLGAVESILSYPAKMSHAAMPADEREKRGITDSLLRLSVGLENPDDIIKDFDAALVNIAKGEAIAAK, translated from the coding sequence ATGACAGATCATGATTTTAGCTTTGAAACCAGATTACTTCATAATCAACATAAATTCGATCCGGCAACGGGCGGTGTGAGTGTCCCCATTCAGCACGCATCGACTTTCCATCAATCCGATATCGATCAATTCGGCAAATATGATTACAGCAGAAGCGGGAACCCAACTCGCGAGGCGCTGGAAGACATCATTGCCGAACTTGAGGAAGGCACTCACGGCTTTGCCTTTTCATCAGGTATGGCTGCCATTTCAACAGCTTTCCTGCTGTTGTCTGCCGGAGACCATATCGTCATTTCCGAAGATGTGTATGGCGGAACGTTCAGGATGGTCACTAGTGTATTGACGCGTTTCAATATTGAGCATACCTTCGTTGACATGACGGACCTTGAAAGCGTCAAAGCGGCCGTTCAGCCTAATACCAGGGCCATATACATCGAGACGCCTTCAAATCCGTTACTTAAAGTGACCGATATTCAAGCCGTATGTGATATCGCAAAAAAAGCAGGTGCCTTAAGTTTTGTTGATAACACATTCCTGACGCCGGCATTGCAAAAACCGCTGAATCTGGGCGCTGATGTTGTCCTTCATAGCGCGACGAAGTTTTTATCCGGACATAGTGATGTGGTAGCTGGGCTTGCAGTAGTGAAAGATCCGGAATTGGCAGCAAGACTCGGTTCCCTCCAAAACTCCTTTGGAGCGGTCCTTGGTGTCCAGGATGCCTGGCTTGTAATGAGAGGCCTGAAAACCTTGTCAGTTAGAATGGAGCACTCCCAAAAAGGTGCAGAAAAGATTGCAGCCTACTTAAAGGAGCAGCCCTTGGTGAAAAAAGTGTATTATCCCGGCCTTTCCGATCATCCACAGCACGCCATCCAGAAAGGCCAGTCACTTGGAGCGGGGGCGGTCCTATCATTTGAATTGGAAAGTGAGGAAGTCTTCCGTTCCTTCGTGAACACTGTCGAGCTCCCTGTTTTTGCCGTAAGCCTAGGAGCGGTCGAATCCATATTATCCTACCCGGCCAAAATGTCCCATGCTGCCATGCCTGCTGATGAAAGGGAAAAGCGAGGCATCACGGACAGCTTGCTCCGCCTCTCTGTCGGACTTGAAAATCCGGACGATATAATCAAGGACTTCGATGCGGCCCTCGTAAATATTGCTAAAGGGGAAGCAATTGCTGCAAAATAA
- the fumC gene encoding class II fumarate hydratase has protein sequence MEYRIERDTMGEVKVPADKYWGAQTERSRNNFKIGNEKMPIELVRAFAYVKQAAAKVNYDLGDLSEVKKNAIVKICGEILEGTLDEHFPLVVWQTGSGTQSNMNVNEVVANKGNEWLKENGESETLHPNDDVNKAQSSNDTFPTAMHIAAFMEVAEKLVPAIKALRDTFDTKEKEFWDVVKIGRTHLQDATPLTLGQEISGWKAMLDKDLAMIEESSQKLLNLALGGTAVGTGINTKKEFPGLSAKQIAADTGYPFVTSDNKFHALTSHNEIVYAHGALKALSADLMKIANDVRWLASGPRSGIGEIAIPENEPGSSIMPGKVNPTQSEALTMIATQIVGNDATIGFAASQGNFELNVFKPVIIYNFLQTVKLLTEGIHSFNNNCAVGITANEDKIKENVERSLMLVTALNPHIGYEKAAKIAKTAFKDNSTLKEAALKLDFLTEDEFNAWVDPANMVNK, from the coding sequence ATGGAATACAGAATCGAACGAGATACGATGGGTGAAGTGAAAGTTCCTGCTGATAAATATTGGGGAGCACAAACCGAGAGAAGCCGTAACAATTTCAAAATCGGCAACGAAAAAATGCCGATTGAATTAGTTCGTGCATTTGCATACGTTAAACAAGCTGCTGCAAAGGTGAACTATGATCTTGGTGATCTTTCCGAAGTTAAAAAGAATGCCATCGTCAAGATTTGCGGAGAAATCCTTGAAGGTACGCTTGATGAACATTTCCCGCTTGTAGTTTGGCAAACGGGAAGCGGCACGCAAAGTAATATGAACGTGAATGAAGTGGTCGCTAACAAAGGAAATGAATGGTTAAAAGAAAATGGTGAATCGGAAACCCTTCACCCGAATGATGATGTTAACAAGGCACAAAGCTCAAATGATACTTTCCCGACAGCCATGCATATTGCAGCCTTTATGGAAGTCGCTGAAAAATTGGTTCCTGCCATCAAAGCACTTCGTGATACATTCGATACAAAAGAAAAAGAATTTTGGGATGTCGTGAAAATCGGCCGGACACATCTTCAAGATGCTACACCATTAACATTGGGACAAGAAATTTCCGGTTGGAAAGCGATGCTCGATAAAGATTTGGCGATGATTGAGGAAAGCAGCCAAAAATTATTGAACCTTGCTCTAGGCGGAACGGCTGTAGGAACCGGAATCAATACAAAGAAAGAATTCCCGGGACTTTCCGCCAAACAAATTGCAGCGGATACAGGATATCCTTTTGTCACATCTGATAACAAGTTCCATGCTTTGACTAGCCATAACGAAATCGTCTACGCACACGGTGCTTTAAAAGCATTGTCAGCGGATTTAATGAAAATTGCGAACGACGTCAGATGGCTGGCTAGTGGTCCAAGAAGCGGAATCGGCGAAATAGCCATTCCAGAAAACGAGCCAGGCAGCTCCATCATGCCAGGTAAAGTCAATCCAACACAAAGTGAAGCGCTTACCATGATTGCAACACAAATCGTGGGTAACGATGCTACAATTGGCTTTGCAGCAAGCCAGGGTAATTTTGAATTGAATGTATTCAAGCCTGTCATCATCTATAACTTCCTGCAAACGGTAAAATTATTGACGGAAGGCATTCATTCATTCAACAATAATTGTGCGGTGGGCATCACTGCAAATGAAGATAAAATCAAAGAAAATGTGGAACGTTCCCTAATGTTGGTAACAGCATTGAACCCGCATATCGGTTATGAAAAAGCAGCCAAAATCGCCAAAACTGCATTCAAGGACAACTCAACATTGAAAGAAGCTGCGTTGAAATTGGATTTCCTGACGGAAGATGAATTCAATGCATGGGTCGATCCTGCTAACATGGTTAATAAATAA
- a CDS encoding ABC transporter ATP-binding protein: MKVVKKLFNYAAFYKKLIIGALIMLALSVAADLTGPFVAKKIIDSHILGIESTWYEAGKGKDAVEYDGNWYKRADYFAKGEKKGREVHVLQVGNQFVFVNEAVPIDGRRTLENQSLIIKKDGEEQRTQAVKLTNKEVMRFYQPEIPRIIKLVAFYFSLVILSSIFQYGQSYYLQKAANRIIQKMRNDIFTHISRLPIRYFDNMPAGKVVARVTNDTEAIRELYVTVLANFFSSTINIFGVLIALYILDPLVGTIGLLLIPIIVIWTMVYRKFASKYNHIIRERVSDINGMINESISGMSIIQAFGRERETKQSFENLNREHYSYQNKMLHLNSLTGGNLIGVIKVLALMAFVWYFGGISLTASSAISLGMMYAIVDLISRLLHPLHGIVNQFANLEQALVAGERAFSLLDEQGLAVSDENMSRYKGNVQFENVSFGYKENEYVLRDISFSAKQGETIALVGHTGSGKSSIMNLLFRFYDSSEGQIKIDGTNILDIPHQTLREHMGIVLQDPYLFTGTIASNISLNHKGITREMVEKSLRDVGGDKVLKHLPLGLDEPVIEKGGTLSSGQRQLISFARALAFNPAILILDEATASIDTETEAIIQEGMEVLKKGRTTFIIAHRLSTIKNADLILVLDKGRIAEQGTHEELMELKGKYYQMYELQAGPHKGMAG, from the coding sequence ATGAAGGTCGTAAAGAAACTTTTTAACTATGCTGCCTTTTATAAAAAATTGATCATTGGCGCCCTGATCATGTTGGCACTTTCGGTAGCGGCCGATTTAACGGGTCCTTTCGTTGCCAAGAAAATCATCGATTCACATATACTTGGCATCGAATCCACCTGGTATGAAGCGGGTAAAGGAAAAGATGCTGTTGAGTATGATGGAAATTGGTATAAACGGGCTGATTACTTTGCAAAAGGGGAGAAGAAAGGCAGGGAAGTCCATGTTCTGCAGGTAGGCAATCAATTTGTCTTCGTTAATGAAGCTGTCCCTATCGATGGGCGCAGAACCTTGGAGAACCAATCGTTGATCATCAAGAAAGACGGGGAAGAACAGCGTACGCAAGCAGTGAAATTGACGAATAAGGAAGTGATGCGGTTTTACCAACCGGAAATCCCGCGGATCATTAAGCTTGTGGCCTTTTATTTTAGTCTTGTCATCCTTTCCTCCATTTTTCAATATGGGCAGAGTTATTATTTACAGAAAGCGGCGAACCGTATCATACAGAAAATGCGAAATGATATTTTTACGCATATTTCCCGTCTGCCGATACGTTATTTCGATAATATGCCAGCAGGGAAAGTTGTAGCCAGGGTCACTAATGATACGGAAGCGATCCGGGAATTATACGTAACCGTGCTCGCCAACTTCTTCTCGAGTACGATTAATATTTTCGGGGTTCTGATTGCTTTGTATATTTTGGATCCACTAGTCGGTACCATTGGTCTTTTACTTATTCCGATCATCGTTATCTGGACGATGGTATACCGTAAATTCGCCTCGAAATATAATCACATCATTCGGGAACGGGTCAGCGATATTAATGGGATGATCAATGAATCCATCTCTGGAATGAGCATCATCCAGGCATTTGGGCGTGAAAGGGAGACGAAGCAATCTTTTGAAAATCTGAACAGGGAGCATTATTCCTATCAAAATAAAATGCTTCATTTGAATTCGTTGACGGGCGGAAACTTGATTGGTGTCATTAAGGTTTTGGCGCTAATGGCATTCGTCTGGTATTTCGGCGGGATATCCCTTACAGCGAGTTCAGCCATTTCTTTAGGGATGATGTATGCAATTGTTGATTTGATCAGCCGCCTGCTTCATCCGCTTCACGGGATCGTCAATCAGTTCGCTAACCTTGAACAGGCACTTGTTGCAGGGGAGCGGGCATTCAGTTTATTGGATGAGCAGGGACTGGCAGTCAGTGATGAAAATATGTCCAGATACAAAGGAAATGTGCAATTCGAAAATGTTTCTTTTGGTTATAAAGAGAATGAATATGTGTTAAGGGACATTTCCTTCTCCGCTAAACAAGGGGAAACGATTGCTTTAGTTGGCCATACTGGGTCAGGAAAAAGTTCCATAATGAATTTATTGTTCCGTTTTTATGACAGCAGTGAAGGGCAAATTAAAATCGATGGCACGAATATATTGGATATCCCCCATCAGACGCTTAGGGAGCATATGGGAATCGTCCTTCAAGATCCCTATTTATTTACTGGCACCATCGCTTCCAATATCAGTCTGAATCATAAAGGCATCACAAGGGAAATGGTTGAAAAATCATTAAGGGATGTAGGGGGGGACAAAGTGTTGAAGCATCTTCCTTTAGGGTTGGATGAACCCGTGATCGAAAAAGGGGGAACGTTGTCTTCCGGACAGCGGCAGCTAATCTCTTTTGCTCGTGCTCTTGCATTCAATCCTGCCATTTTGATTCTGGATGAAGCGACAGCAAGCATCGACACTGAAACCGAGGCAATTATCCAGGAGGGAATGGAAGTGCTGAAAAAAGGGAGAACGACATTCATCATTGCCCATAGACTTTCCACGATAAAAAATGCCGACCTAATTCTTGTACTGGATAAAGGGAGGATTGCTGAGCAAGGTACACATGAAGAATTAATGGAGTTAAAAGGGAAGTATTATCAAATGTATGAACTGCAGGCTGGACCGCATAAAGGCATGGCTGGCTGA
- a CDS encoding ABC transporter ATP-binding protein, producing MAELVLDHIFKIYDKKVTAVKDFNLRVADKEFIVFVGPSGCGKSTTLRMIAGLEDISQGDLYIDGKRVNDVPPKDRDIAMVFQNYALYPHMSVYDNMAFGLKLRKTPKAEIKQRVHEAARILGLEELLNRKPKALSGGQRQRVALGRAIVRDAKVFLMDEPLSNLDAKLRVQMRAEIAKLHKRLDTTTIYVTHDQTEAMTMATRLVVMKDGIIQQVGAPKDVYEKPINVFVGGFIGSPAMNFFTGTLKEGIIKIGEQTLEIPELKMKMLRDQGYVGKDVILGIRPEDFHNEGAYFTESPNTAFTTQIDVAELMGAEIMLYSTLEGQDFVARVDAKNIIQAGENIELALDMNKAHFFDKGTEHRILVEEDEQMQESMKLSAN from the coding sequence ATGGCAGAGTTAGTGTTGGATCATATATTCAAGATTTATGATAAAAAGGTGACCGCTGTTAAAGACTTCAACCTTCGTGTTGCCGATAAGGAATTCATAGTTTTTGTGGGACCATCGGGTTGCGGCAAATCGACGACATTAAGGATGATTGCCGGACTGGAAGACATTTCCCAAGGGGATTTATATATAGACGGCAAGCGGGTCAATGATGTCCCCCCTAAAGATCGTGATATTGCGATGGTTTTCCAGAACTATGCCTTATATCCTCATATGTCCGTATATGACAATATGGCATTCGGATTAAAGCTCAGGAAAACGCCAAAAGCGGAAATCAAGCAAAGAGTCCATGAAGCGGCAAGGATTCTCGGACTTGAAGAGCTGCTAAACAGGAAACCTAAAGCCCTTTCAGGTGGTCAGCGCCAGCGTGTGGCACTTGGCCGGGCAATTGTAAGGGACGCAAAAGTTTTCTTGATGGATGAGCCATTATCCAATCTCGACGCAAAGCTACGGGTTCAAATGCGTGCGGAAATCGCTAAACTACATAAACGGCTCGACACCACAACGATATATGTCACGCATGACCAAACAGAGGCAATGACCATGGCGACACGTCTTGTTGTAATGAAGGATGGTATCATCCAACAGGTCGGTGCACCAAAGGACGTTTATGAGAAACCGATAAACGTTTTCGTCGGCGGCTTTATCGGATCGCCTGCCATGAACTTCTTTACTGGAACATTAAAAGAAGGCATAATTAAAATAGGCGAACAAACACTTGAAATACCTGAATTGAAGATGAAAATGCTGCGTGATCAAGGATATGTCGGAAAAGATGTAATCCTGGGCATCCGTCCGGAGGATTTCCATAATGAAGGAGCTTATTTCACGGAGTCCCCTAACACTGCATTCACAACCCAAATTGATGTAGCCGAACTCATGGGCGCGGAGATCATGCTCTACTCCACATTAGAGGGACAAGACTTCGTTGCAAGGGTCGATGCCAAGAACATCATCCAGGCAGGCGAAAACATCGAACTTGCCCTCGACATGAATAAAGCACACTTTTTTGATAAAGGGACCGAACATCGCATTTTAGTTGAAGAAGATGAACAGATGCAGGAAAGCATGAAGTTATCTGCCAATTAA
- a CDS encoding NAD-dependent epimerase/dehydratase family protein has product MNILILGGTRFLGRYLAKAAIEIGHDVTLFNRGSNPYVFPEIEQLKGDRDGDLEMLKGRQWDAVIDTSGFIPRTVSKSCRLLNQVKYYTYISSISVYSDPTEPGIDENGEVQTLNDDKAEEITRGTAGPIYGEYYGPLKSLSEKAAEKELPGKILAIRAGQIVGPYDYTDRLPYWLKRIAEGGEILAPGRPGRPIQIIDARDLAQWIIQMIEKSMTGTYNAVGPDYTLTMGQLLEGCKKVTRSNAAFTWVSEKFLNDNKVEPWGEMPLWIPEKFPLPGGKEPLNGFLAVDNDKAINNGLTFRPLSETLEDIWSWEKSRPESADRKAGIHRQHESDLLGLWKQTVG; this is encoded by the coding sequence ATGAACATTTTAATATTAGGTGGTACACGGTTTTTAGGCCGGTATTTAGCAAAAGCCGCGATAGAGATAGGGCATGATGTCACACTTTTTAACCGTGGAAGCAATCCTTATGTTTTTCCCGAAATAGAACAGTTAAAAGGGGACCGCGACGGGGATCTGGAAATGTTGAAAGGGAGACAGTGGGATGCAGTCATTGACACATCAGGATTTATCCCTCGAACTGTATCGAAATCGTGCAGATTGCTTAATCAAGTTAAATATTATACATATATTTCAAGTATCTCAGTTTATAGTGATCCAACCGAGCCAGGAATTGATGAAAATGGAGAGGTTCAAACACTAAATGATGATAAAGCAGAAGAGATCACCCGCGGAACTGCTGGACCGATATACGGTGAATATTATGGGCCGTTAAAATCATTAAGCGAAAAAGCAGCTGAAAAAGAACTGCCCGGGAAAATCTTGGCAATCCGTGCCGGGCAAATAGTAGGTCCATATGATTACACTGACCGATTGCCGTACTGGCTTAAAAGAATAGCGGAAGGGGGAGAAATTTTAGCTCCTGGACGCCCTGGACGTCCAATCCAAATTATCGATGCAAGGGACTTGGCTCAATGGATCATCCAAATGATAGAAAAAAGCATGACAGGTACGTATAATGCCGTTGGTCCGGATTACACACTGACTATGGGGCAATTACTTGAAGGCTGCAAAAAGGTAACAAGAAGTAATGCTGCCTTTACATGGGTCTCTGAAAAATTTTTAAATGACAATAAAGTAGAGCCGTGGGGAGAAATGCCTTTATGGATACCAGAAAAATTCCCTTTGCCAGGAGGTAAGGAACCTTTGAATGGGTTTTTGGCTGTCGACAACGATAAAGCCATCAATAATGGACTAACATTCCGGCCCCTATCAGAAACTCTCGAAGATATATGGAGTTGGGAAAAGAGCCGTCCGGAATCTGCCGATAGAAAAGCAGGCATCCACAGACAACATGAAAGTGATCTTCTTGGATTATGGAAACAGACAGTAGGTTGA
- a CDS encoding type B 50S ribosomal protein L31, producing MKQEIHPDYRQVVFMDTNSGYKFLTGSTKTSNETIEWEDGQTYPLLKVEVSSDTHPFYTGKQKFAEKGGRVDRFLDKYNMKK from the coding sequence GTGAAACAAGAAATTCATCCCGATTATCGGCAAGTGGTATTCATGGATACCAACAGTGGGTATAAATTTTTGACAGGCTCCACGAAAACGTCAAATGAAACGATCGAGTGGGAAGACGGCCAAACGTATCCATTATTAAAAGTGGAAGTCAGTTCAGATACGCACCCCTTTTATACCGGAAAGCAAAAGTTTGCTGAAAAAGGCGGACGGGTGGATCGCTTCCTGGATAAATATAATATGAAGAAATGA
- a CDS encoding IS3 family transposase (programmed frameshift), which yields MTKYTIDEKLHAVLEYLEGKKSYKSIAQERNVGLSPLKRWVARYLKHGMEGLASSYTNYTLPFKLEVLKYMNEYGASINETAVHYNLPSDSTLLNWANQFKEGGIDALKPKKKGRLSMKKETKKTSPANGSQEALLAELEYLRAENAYPKKVECLSSRKGSLTKKEKAKVVHELRKQFDLNLLLSISKMARSTYYYWVNAFGREDKYTEIKSLIKEIFHTHKGRYGYRRITLELRNRGARINHKTVLRLMNELGLKSLVRMKKYRSYKGNIGKIAPNILARDFKAAKSNEKWVTDVTEFHLAGEKLYLSAILDLFNGEIIAYNIESRPVYPLVSKMLDKAFDRLESKDSPILHSDQGWHYQMKQYSHDLKRHNITQSMSRKGNCLDNAVIENFFGLLKSELLYLQEFESMEHFKQELEEYIHYYNHQRIKVKLKGMSPVDYRVHALKAA from the exons TTGACTAAATATACGATAGACGAAAAATTACATGCAGTTTTAGAGTACTTAGAAGGAAAAAAATCCTATAAATCCATTGCACAAGAAAGAAATGTAGGTTTATCCCCTCTGAAAAGATGGGTCGCTCGCTATCTAAAACATGGGATGGAAGGACTTGCTTCATCCTATACAAATTACACTCTGCCCTTTAAACTAGAGGTACTTAAATATATGAACGAATATGGGGCATCGATCAACGAGACCGCTGTACACTATAACCTTCCTTCCGATTCTACACTTTTGAATTGGGCAAATCAGTTTAAGGAAGGCGGTATAGACGCCCTTAAACCAAAGAAAAAGGGGCGTCTATCCATGAAAAAAGAAACCAAGAAAACATCGCCAGCTAATGGCTCTCAAGAAGCACTTCTTGCCGAATTAGAATACTTACGTGCAGAGAATGCCTATC CTAAAAAAGTTGAATGCCTTAGTTCAAGAAAAGGAAGCCTTACAAAGAAAGAAAAAGCGAAAGTAGTCCATGAACTAAGGAAACAATTTGATTTAAATCTGCTTCTATCCATTTCTAAAATGGCACGGAGTACGTACTATTATTGGGTAAACGCCTTCGGGCGTGAGGATAAATACACAGAAATTAAATCACTTATCAAAGAGATTTTCCATACGCATAAAGGGCGTTATGGGTATCGGCGTATCACCCTAGAATTACGTAACCGAGGTGCTCGCATCAATCATAAAACAGTTCTCCGATTGATGAATGAACTAGGATTGAAGTCATTGGTTCGCATGAAGAAATATCGTTCGTACAAAGGGAACATCGGCAAGATTGCGCCCAACATTCTAGCACGTGATTTCAAGGCGGCAAAGTCCAATGAAAAATGGGTGACAGACGTCACCGAATTCCATCTAGCTGGGGAGAAACTATACTTATCGGCCATTCTTGATTTGTTTAATGGTGAAATCATCGCCTATAATATCGAATCTCGGCCTGTTTATCCGCTCGTTTCCAAAATGCTGGATAAAGCCTTTGATCGCTTGGAATCGAAAGATTCACCCATTCTCCATTCAGATCAGGGCTGGCATTATCAGATGAAACAATACTCGCATGATTTGAAAAGACATAACATTACACAAAGCATGTCCCGCAAAGGAAATTGTCTCGATAATGCGGTCATTGAAAACTTCTTTGGCTTATTAAAATCCGAATTACTCTATCTTCAAGAATTTGAAAGCATGGAGCATTTCAAACAAGAACTAGAAGAATATATCCATTACTACAATCATCAGCGAATCAAGGTAAAATTAAAAGGCATGAGCCCGGTAGATTACCGGGTTCATGCCCTCAAGGCTGCCTAA
- a CDS encoding PucR family transcriptional regulator → MMLENLKQKFPNALTNKMDTDEISAYVWFEDSRSMLGIHRSEITAEEILLLELLFAPSIDTNNLNAHPDSSWKTFLSKPNAPLPLTSWENVRFLHFKLTHADFSNSDFEEAFLAFVPSDAAIVWENETAGVLIETDEDESLSNKELIAISSTLESDFYVKTRMFAGRFHPINQDLHQHWTQEKKCFDLAQVHLPDLKVADLADVIPHSLINEPSDKDAKWYINEILGKTKQDTELIKTIKTYIECNSNATYAAKQLYIHRNSLQYRIDKFSERTGLDIRNFHHAFTAYLLLLLND, encoded by the coding sequence ATGATGCTTGAAAATCTTAAACAAAAATTCCCGAATGCTCTTACCAATAAAATGGATACTGATGAAATTTCTGCCTATGTTTGGTTCGAAGACTCCAGAAGTATGCTTGGCATTCACCGTTCAGAAATCACAGCCGAAGAAATCCTTTTATTGGAACTGCTTTTTGCTCCTTCCATAGACACAAATAACCTCAATGCACATCCAGACTCATCATGGAAAACTTTTTTATCCAAACCGAATGCACCATTGCCTTTAACGAGCTGGGAGAATGTTCGATTTCTTCATTTCAAGCTGACTCATGCTGATTTTTCAAACTCCGATTTTGAAGAAGCCTTCCTCGCTTTCGTTCCATCCGACGCAGCTATTGTCTGGGAAAATGAAACGGCAGGAGTCTTAATTGAAACGGACGAGGATGAATCTTTATCAAATAAAGAACTAATCGCCATTTCTTCCACGCTTGAAAGTGACTTTTATGTAAAGACCCGTATGTTCGCCGGGCGCTTTCACCCTATAAATCAAGACCTTCATCAGCACTGGACTCAGGAGAAAAAGTGTTTTGATTTGGCACAGGTGCATCTGCCAGATCTAAAGGTGGCTGATTTGGCAGACGTCATCCCTCACTCATTAATAAATGAACCATCCGATAAGGATGCAAAGTGGTATATCAATGAGATTCTTGGCAAGACCAAGCAGGATACTGAACTAATCAAGACGATTAAAACGTATATCGAATGTAATTCAAATGCCACCTATGCCGCCAAACAGCTTTATATACATCGGAACAGCTTACAATACCGAATCGATAAATTCTCTGAAAGGACTGGTCTCGATATTAGAAACTTCCATCATGCCTTCACTGCATACTTGTTACTTTTACTGAATGATTAA
- a CDS encoding methionine biosynthesis PLP-dependent protein: protein MYKTETYLAQLGNRSETATGTVNPPVYFSTAFRHEGIGQSTGFDYTRTGNPTRQLLERSIADLEKGDQGYACSSGMAAISTILALFKSGDAWIVSEDLYGGTYRLLEQGFKKWGLQCDYVNTCCLEDIEKAITPHTKAIFIETPTNPLMQETDISAVAALAKQHNLLLIVDNTFYTPLIQQPILLGADIVIHSATKYLGGHNDVLAGLIVASGAELCDALAFHHNGTGAVLSPFDSWLLMRGMKTLALRMERHEKNAKILVDYLSEHDCVTDVLYPGRGGMISFRIIDESAVNPFLQSLSLISFAESLGGVESFITYPATQTHADIPLEVRTANGVCNRLLRFSVGIEDSDDLIQDLQQAFAHVKREALR from the coding sequence ATGTATAAAACTGAAACATATCTTGCTCAATTAGGAAACCGCAGCGAAACGGCGACAGGAACAGTCAATCCGCCGGTATACTTTTCAACAGCATTTCGCCATGAAGGAATTGGCCAATCGACGGGATTCGACTACACAAGGACAGGTAATCCTACACGCCAATTATTGGAGCGTTCCATCGCCGATCTGGAAAAAGGCGACCAAGGTTATGCCTGCAGTTCAGGAATGGCCGCCATTTCCACTATCCTCGCCCTTTTTAAATCAGGTGATGCATGGATTGTCAGCGAAGATCTTTATGGCGGTACATATCGTCTGTTAGAACAAGGTTTTAAAAAATGGGGGTTGCAGTGTGACTATGTAAACACTTGTTGTTTGGAGGATATCGAAAAAGCCATCACTCCTCACACGAAAGCCATCTTCATCGAAACTCCCACTAACCCTCTTATGCAGGAAACGGATATTAGCGCCGTTGCCGCATTGGCTAAACAACATAATTTATTGTTAATCGTTGATAACACTTTTTACACGCCTCTTATTCAACAACCCATCCTGCTTGGAGCGGATATCGTTATTCACAGCGCAACCAAGTATCTCGGTGGTCATAATGATGTGCTCGCCGGACTGATCGTTGCTAGCGGCGCTGAATTATGTGATGCTCTCGCCTTCCATCATAACGGTACTGGAGCTGTCTTGAGCCCATTCGATTCTTGGCTGTTGATGCGCGGAATGAAAACATTGGCATTGCGGATGGAGCGTCATGAAAAGAATGCCAAGATACTTGTAGATTACTTGTCGGAACATGATTGTGTCACGGACGTATTGTATCCCGGCAGAGGCGGCATGATTTCATTCCGTATCATTGATGAATCGGCGGTCAACCCATTTTTACAATCGCTCTCATTAATTTCGTTTGCAGAAAGCCTTGGAGGAGTCGAAAGCTTCATCACCTATCCTGCTACACAAACGCACGCCGATATACCGCTTGAAGTCAGAACCGCAAATGGAGTTTGTAATCGCCTGCTCCGCTTCTCAGTCGGTATCGAGGACAGCGATGATTTGATCCAGGACTTACAGCAAGCATTCGCACATGTAAAAAGGGAGGCACTACGATGA